A region of Thiohalobacter sp. DNA encodes the following proteins:
- the hprK gene encoding HPr(Ser) kinase/phosphatase, with protein sequence MTSAPFSPAELHGTLGERLALSWIAGRGGGDRPIRFQPGSDPAASSLIGHLNFIHTHRIQTIGATELQYLENLDPVFREEAIGMLFSTNTDAIIVADGVTPPDDIIARADASDIPLFTTPWPTHEVINHLQYFYAHHYSERVTLHGVYLEVMGIGVLITGDPAIGKSELALELINRGHRLIADDSPEFARVAPDLIAGSCPAVLKDFLEVRGLGILNIRAMFGDNAIKDTKYLRLIIRLAQFSDEELAAIDRLAGERRSRDILGVAVPEVTVPVAPGRNLAVLVEAAARNHILLMSGYDAGADFITRQRQHIENGGA encoded by the coding sequence ATGACCAGCGCACCCTTCAGTCCGGCCGAACTGCATGGCACGCTGGGCGAAAGGCTGGCACTGAGCTGGATTGCAGGTCGGGGTGGAGGGGATCGCCCGATCCGTTTCCAGCCCGGTAGCGACCCGGCCGCCAGTTCGCTCATCGGTCATCTGAACTTCATCCACACCCATCGCATCCAGACCATCGGCGCCACCGAACTGCAGTATCTGGAAAACCTGGATCCCGTGTTCCGCGAGGAAGCCATCGGGATGCTGTTTTCCACCAACACCGACGCCATCATCGTCGCCGACGGCGTGACGCCGCCGGATGACATCATCGCCCGCGCCGATGCCAGCGACATCCCGTTGTTCACCACGCCCTGGCCCACGCACGAGGTCATCAACCACCTGCAGTACTTCTATGCCCATCATTACTCGGAGCGGGTTACGCTGCATGGCGTCTATCTCGAGGTCATGGGCATCGGCGTCCTCATCACCGGCGACCCGGCAATCGGCAAGAGCGAACTGGCACTGGAACTCATCAACCGCGGCCACCGGCTGATTGCCGACGACTCACCGGAATTTGCACGCGTGGCGCCCGACCTGATCGCGGGCAGCTGCCCGGCGGTGCTCAAGGACTTCCTGGAGGTACGCGGGCTCGGCATTCTCAACATCCGCGCCATGTTCGGTGACAATGCCATCAAGGATACCAAGTACCTGCGACTGATCATTCGCCTGGCCCAGTTCAGTGACGAGGAACTCGCAGCGATCGACCGCCTCGCAGGCGAACGCCGCAGCCGTGACATCCTTGGGGTAGCAGTCCCCGAGGTCACGGTACCGGTCGCACCCGGCCGCAACCTCGCGGTGCTGGTGGAGGCCGCGGCGCGCAACCATATTCTGCTGATGAGCGGCTACGACGCCGGCGCCGATTTCATCACCCGCCAGCGCCAGCACATCGAGAACGGCGGCGCATGA
- the hpf gene encoding ribosome hibernation-promoting factor, HPF/YfiA family, with the protein MQIILTGHHVDITQPLRDYVNEKMKRLERHFDHVTDVHVVLSVEKLRHKAEATMHLAGNDLFADHTEEDMYAAIDSLVDKLDRQLKKHKEKLKDHHRGEAPLKHQET; encoded by the coding sequence ATGCAGATCATACTCACCGGGCACCATGTCGACATCACCCAGCCGCTGCGTGACTACGTCAACGAAAAGATGAAGCGCCTGGAACGCCATTTCGACCATGTCACCGACGTTCACGTGGTCCTCAGCGTCGAGAAGCTTCGCCACAAGGCCGAGGCCACCATGCACCTCGCCGGCAACGACCTGTTCGCCGACCACACCGAGGAAGACATGTACGCCGCCATCGACAGCCTGGTCGACAAGCTCGACCGTCAGCTCAAGAAACACAAGGAAAAGCTCAAGGACCATCATCGCGGCGAGGCGCCGCTCAAGCACCAGGAAACCTGA
- the ptsN gene encoding PTS IIA-like nitrogen regulatory protein PtsN produces MTDIVDIITPDRVACGVEAGSKKRALELLSERLASAAPDLTTEEIFEALLARERLGSTGMGEGVALPHGRLDGISKPIAACITLREPVDFDALDKRPVDLLFALLVPEAATEEHLRLLAQLAQMFGKPEFRAELRACHDSADLMEAIRRGQPQRVSA; encoded by the coding sequence GTGACCGACATTGTCGATATCATCACGCCCGACCGCGTCGCCTGCGGTGTCGAGGCAGGCAGCAAGAAACGCGCGCTGGAACTGCTCAGTGAACGACTGGCCAGCGCCGCCCCGGACCTCACGACCGAGGAAATCTTCGAAGCCCTGCTGGCACGGGAACGACTGGGCAGCACCGGCATGGGGGAAGGCGTCGCCCTCCCCCATGGCCGTCTCGATGGCATCAGCAAGCCCATTGCCGCCTGCATCACACTGCGCGAGCCGGTCGACTTCGATGCCCTGGACAAGCGCCCCGTCGACCTGCTGTTCGCGCTTTTGGTTCCCGAAGCGGCCACGGAGGAACATCTTCGGCTGCTCGCCCAGCTCGCCCAGATGTTCGGCAAACCGGAATTCCGTGCCGAACTGCGCGCCTGCCACGACAGCGCCGATCTGATGGAAGCCATCCGACGCGGACAGCCTCAGCGCGTCAGCGCATGA